One genomic region from Arthrobacter sp. FB24 encodes:
- a CDS encoding VOC family protein, which translates to MAKQLFLNLPVKDLDKSVEFFTALGFSFNPDFTDENATSMIINDNAFVMLLVEGYFKTFTSRPVADARSATEAIMSFSLDSREAVDELVRTALTAGGTPSEEAQDYGFMYTHSFQDPDGHLWEVFWMDPAGPPKDPVA; encoded by the coding sequence ATGGCCAAGCAATTGTTCCTGAACCTCCCCGTCAAGGACCTCGACAAGAGCGTGGAGTTCTTCACCGCACTGGGCTTTTCCTTCAACCCTGACTTCACGGACGAGAACGCCACGTCAATGATCATCAACGACAACGCCTTCGTCATGCTGCTGGTGGAGGGCTACTTCAAGACATTCACCTCCAGGCCCGTTGCCGACGCCCGCAGCGCCACGGAGGCCATTATGTCCTTCTCCCTGGACAGCCGGGAAGCTGTGGACGAGCTGGTCAGGACGGCGCTCACTGCGGGCGGTACCCCGTCCGAAGAAGCCCAGGACTACGGCTTTATGTATACGCACAGCTTCCAGGACCCGGACGGCCACCTCTGGGAGGTCTTCTGGATGGACCCGGCCGGGCCACCCAAGGATCCGGTGGCCTGA
- the glnA gene encoding type I glutamate--ammonia ligase — protein MFKTADEVLKFIKDEDIKFVDIRFTDLPGVQQHFNVPAKSVDADFFINGQLFDGSSIRGFQGIAESDMQLIPDVTTAFLDTFRMEKTLALNFSIVNPRTGDPYHRDPRGVAEKAEAYLASTGIADTAFFAPEAEFFVFDNVQYQSSPQGSFYKIDSEEAHWNTGREEEGGNLGYKTPVKGGYFPVSPTDKQADLRDAMCVALDEAGLEVERSHHEVGSAGQAEINYKFTTLTHAADDLQKFKYVIKNTADAWGKSVTFMPKPVFGDNGSGMHCHQSLWNGGEPLFYDEKGYAGLSDMARWYIGGLLKHSSAVLAFTNPTVNSYRRLVKGFEAPVNMVYSQGNRSAGIRIPITGSNPKAKRIEFRAPDPSSNPYLAFAAQLMAGIDGIRNRIEPPAPIDKDLYELPAEEAKDIPKAPGTLEEALDALAEDNEFLQAGGVFTQDLIDTWIEYKYENEIRPLSLRPNPYEFELYYGV, from the coding sequence ATGTTTAAGACTGCGGACGAGGTCCTCAAGTTCATCAAGGACGAAGATATTAAGTTTGTCGATATCCGCTTCACCGACCTTCCTGGCGTGCAGCAGCACTTCAACGTGCCGGCTAAGAGCGTTGATGCAGACTTCTTCATCAATGGCCAGCTCTTCGACGGTTCGTCCATCCGCGGCTTCCAGGGCATCGCCGAGTCCGACATGCAGCTCATCCCGGACGTCACCACGGCGTTCCTGGACACGTTCCGCATGGAGAAGACGCTCGCATTGAACTTCTCCATCGTGAACCCCCGCACCGGTGACCCTTACCACCGCGACCCCCGCGGCGTGGCAGAGAAGGCAGAGGCCTACCTCGCGTCCACCGGCATCGCCGACACCGCGTTCTTCGCGCCTGAAGCCGAGTTCTTCGTCTTCGACAACGTCCAGTACCAGTCCTCGCCGCAGGGCAGCTTCTACAAGATCGACTCCGAAGAAGCGCACTGGAACACCGGCCGCGAAGAAGAAGGCGGAAACCTGGGCTACAAGACCCCCGTCAAGGGCGGTTACTTCCCGGTATCCCCCACCGACAAGCAGGCTGACCTGCGCGACGCCATGTGTGTTGCGCTGGACGAAGCCGGCCTTGAGGTCGAGCGCAGCCACCACGAAGTCGGCTCCGCCGGCCAGGCTGAGATCAACTACAAGTTCACCACGCTGACCCACGCGGCAGATGACCTGCAGAAGTTCAAGTACGTCATCAAGAACACCGCGGACGCCTGGGGCAAGTCGGTCACCTTCATGCCGAAGCCCGTCTTCGGTGACAACGGCTCGGGCATGCACTGCCACCAGTCGCTGTGGAACGGTGGCGAGCCGCTGTTCTACGACGAAAAGGGCTACGCCGGTCTCTCCGACATGGCACGCTGGTACATCGGCGGCCTGCTGAAGCACTCCTCCGCCGTCCTCGCCTTCACCAACCCGACGGTCAACTCATACCGCCGCCTGGTCAAGGGCTTCGAAGCTCCGGTCAACATGGTTTACTCGCAGGGCAACCGCTCCGCCGGTATCCGCATCCCGATCACAGGCTCCAACCCGAAGGCCAAGCGCATCGAGTTCCGCGCTCCGGACCCCTCGTCCAACCCGTACCTGGCGTTCGCTGCCCAGCTGATGGCCGGCATTGACGGCATCCGCAACCGCATCGAACCGCCGGCTCCCATCGACAAGGACCTCTACGAGCTCCCCGCCGAAGAAGCCAAGGACATTCCCAAGGCTCCGGGCACCCTCGAGGAAGCCCTTGATGCCCTGGCCGAGGACAACGAGTTCCTCCAGGCCGGCGGCGTTTTCACCCAGGACCTGATCGACACCTGGATCGAGTACAAGTACGAGAACGAGATCCGTCCGCTCTCCCTGCGCCCGAACCCGTACGAGTTCGAGCTCTACTACGGCGTCTAG
- a CDS encoding amino acid ABC transporter ATP-binding protein — MSTALTAPSKISVRELTKSFGSNQVLKGINAEVAEGEVVCVIGPSGSGKSTFLRCLNKLEDITGGHVTVDGFDVTDPKVDINEVRRHIGMVFQHFNLFPHMSVIENIMLAPVESGKQGKDEARASALKLLERVGLAEKADARPASLSGGQKQRVAIARALAMNPDIMLFDEATSALDPEMVGEVLQVIKDLARDGMTMVLVTHEMGFAREVADRVLFMADGVICEQGPPEGLFGNPQQQRTRDFLSKVL, encoded by the coding sequence ATGAGCACGGCACTCACTGCCCCCAGCAAGATCTCCGTCAGGGAACTGACGAAGTCCTTCGGTTCCAACCAGGTGCTCAAAGGCATCAACGCCGAGGTCGCCGAAGGCGAGGTGGTCTGCGTGATCGGGCCTTCCGGCTCCGGTAAGTCCACCTTCCTGCGCTGCCTGAACAAGCTGGAGGACATCACCGGCGGCCACGTCACAGTGGACGGCTTCGACGTGACGGACCCCAAGGTGGATATCAACGAGGTCCGGCGGCACATCGGCATGGTCTTCCAGCACTTTAACCTGTTTCCGCACATGTCCGTGATCGAGAACATCATGCTGGCGCCGGTGGAGTCCGGGAAGCAGGGCAAGGACGAGGCCCGGGCCAGCGCCCTGAAGCTCCTGGAGCGCGTGGGACTCGCCGAGAAGGCGGATGCCCGCCCGGCGTCGCTCTCCGGCGGCCAGAAGCAGCGCGTGGCCATCGCCCGGGCGCTGGCCATGAACCCGGACATCATGCTCTTTGACGAGGCGACGTCCGCGCTTGACCCGGAAATGGTGGGCGAAGTGCTGCAGGTCATCAAGGACCTGGCCCGCGACGGGATGACAATGGTGCTGGTCACCCACGAGATGGGCTTTGCCCGGGAAGTGGCCGACCGCGTGCTGTTCATGGCCGACGGCGTCATCTGCGAGCAGGGACCCCCGGAGGGTCTGTTCGGAAACCCCCAGCAGCAGCGCACCCGGGATTTCCTTTCCAAGGTGCTGTAA
- a CDS encoding DUF3817 domain-containing protein, with protein sequence MKLPSKTTVIRVFRALAVAEAFSWAALLTGMYFKWVARTTELGVEIAGPLHGALFVAYGVAALALWRLQRWPFRVAFLAGVSAVFPFATVLFERWAGRRGYLTAAGTERRAAKEHETAGV encoded by the coding sequence GTGAAACTTCCCTCGAAAACTACCGTCATCCGGGTCTTCCGGGCCCTCGCCGTAGCCGAAGCCTTCAGCTGGGCGGCGCTCCTCACCGGAATGTACTTCAAGTGGGTGGCCCGGACCACGGAGCTTGGCGTGGAAATTGCCGGACCCCTACACGGCGCCCTGTTCGTCGCCTACGGCGTAGCCGCGCTGGCCCTGTGGCGGCTGCAGCGGTGGCCCTTCCGGGTGGCCTTCCTCGCCGGGGTCTCTGCGGTGTTTCCCTTTGCCACGGTACTGTTCGAGCGCTGGGCAGGCAGGCGCGGCTACCTGACGGCAGCGGGCACCGAGCGGCGCGCAGCCAAGGAACACGAAACCGCCGGCGTCTGA
- a CDS encoding ABC transporter substrate-binding protein/permease, translated as MSEKEKGGSYGFAVNKGQNPELLQAFNTGLAELKSSGKYQEILDKYLKDPTQAAESSFWDLLANSFPALMKGLGNTVLVTAISFALAMLIGLFMGFLKISTSVVLRGIATTFVSIFRGTPLLVWAFFFYFGIPQLTGQPIDIWVAGVLTLSLNAGAYITEIVRGSIQSVDPGQLEASRSLGLGYAKSMQKVVVPQAFKIMTPSLINQLIIMLKDSSLLLAIGFAELLYQGQQIYAGNFRITETLLIVAVLYFVVIMLLTKLANVADKRFNK; from the coding sequence GTGTCCGAGAAGGAAAAAGGCGGCTCCTACGGCTTCGCCGTCAACAAGGGCCAGAACCCGGAACTGCTCCAAGCGTTCAACACCGGCCTGGCGGAGCTGAAGTCCAGCGGCAAGTACCAGGAAATCCTGGACAAGTACCTCAAGGACCCCACGCAGGCCGCCGAGTCCAGCTTCTGGGACCTCCTGGCCAACAGCTTCCCGGCGCTGATGAAGGGCCTTGGCAACACTGTCCTGGTCACCGCGATTTCCTTCGCCCTGGCCATGCTGATCGGCCTCTTCATGGGGTTCCTGAAGATCTCCACCAGCGTGGTGCTGCGCGGGATCGCCACCACCTTCGTCAGCATCTTCCGGGGAACCCCGCTGCTGGTCTGGGCCTTCTTCTTCTATTTCGGCATTCCCCAACTGACCGGCCAGCCCATCGACATCTGGGTGGCGGGCGTGCTGACGCTCAGCCTCAACGCCGGCGCCTACATCACCGAAATCGTCCGCGGCTCCATCCAGTCGGTGGACCCCGGCCAGCTCGAAGCCAGCCGCAGCCTGGGCCTCGGATACGCGAAGTCCATGCAAAAAGTGGTGGTCCCGCAGGCGTTCAAGATCATGACGCCCTCCCTGATCAACCAGCTGATCATCATGCTCAAGGACAGCTCGCTGCTGCTCGCCATCGGATTCGCCGAACTGCTCTACCAGGGCCAGCAGATCTACGCAGGGAACTTCCGGATCACCGAAACCCTGCTGATTGTCGCGGTCCTGTACTTCGTGGTCATCATGCTGCTGACCAAACTGGCCAACGTCGCGGATAAGAGGTTCAACAAATGA
- a CDS encoding RDD family protein has protein sequence MVDRRDIGSWLSGPDTSGISKYPGERLGLPEAGRGSIARAGRRILAICIDWGLALLISNYAFGGDPWATLAVFAAEQILLIGTLGYSIGHRLLGIHVVRLGGAPAGPLAALVRTLLLCLVIPAVIFDPDHRGLHDKAMNTILVRM, from the coding sequence GTGGTTGATCGCAGAGACATAGGCTCCTGGCTGAGCGGGCCGGACACATCCGGCATTTCGAAATATCCGGGGGAGCGCCTTGGCCTGCCCGAGGCGGGCCGGGGGTCCATCGCCCGTGCCGGTCGTAGAATCCTGGCCATCTGCATTGACTGGGGACTGGCGCTGTTGATCAGCAATTACGCGTTCGGCGGGGACCCGTGGGCAACGCTGGCCGTTTTTGCGGCGGAACAGATCCTACTGATCGGCACTCTTGGCTACAGCATTGGCCACCGGCTTCTGGGCATTCATGTGGTGCGCCTCGGTGGCGCTCCGGCTGGGCCGTTGGCTGCGTTGGTCCGCACCTTGCTGCTGTGCCTGGTGATCCCGGCGGTAATTTTCGATCCGGATCACCGCGGCCTGCACGATAAAGCGATGAATACCATCCTGGTGCGCATGTAG
- the lipA gene encoding lipoyl synthase, whose amino-acid sequence MTLAPEGRKMLRIEQRNAATPVERKPEWIKAKVQMGPEFVQLKNLVKKEGLHTVCEEAGCPNIFECWEDKEATFLIGGSECTRRCDFCQIDTGKPSPVDMFEPTKVARSVQAMQLRYATVTGVARDDLADEGVWLYAETVRKIHELNPGTGVELLIPDFSGKPEHIAAICDSKPEVFAHNVETVPRIFKRIRPAFRYDRSLDVITQGRNLGMVTKSNLILGMGETREEISEALRDLHEAGCDLITITQYLRPSERHLPVDRWVKPQEFVDLATEAEEIGFLGVMSGPLVRSSYRAGRLWATAMRKKGWDIPAELAHIESSGSTRQEASSLIAAHH is encoded by the coding sequence GTGACACTGGCACCAGAAGGCCGGAAGATGCTGCGTATTGAGCAGCGCAATGCGGCTACTCCGGTGGAGCGTAAGCCGGAGTGGATCAAGGCCAAGGTCCAGATGGGCCCGGAGTTCGTCCAGCTCAAGAACCTGGTGAAGAAGGAAGGCCTGCACACCGTCTGTGAAGAGGCCGGCTGCCCGAACATCTTCGAATGCTGGGAAGACAAGGAAGCCACTTTCCTGATCGGCGGCTCCGAATGCACCCGGCGCTGCGATTTCTGCCAGATCGATACCGGCAAGCCTTCACCGGTGGACATGTTTGAGCCCACCAAGGTGGCCCGCTCGGTCCAGGCCATGCAGCTGCGCTACGCCACCGTGACCGGCGTGGCCCGGGACGACCTCGCCGACGAGGGCGTCTGGCTCTACGCCGAGACCGTCCGCAAGATCCACGAACTGAACCCGGGCACCGGCGTCGAACTCCTGATCCCGGACTTCTCCGGCAAACCCGAACACATCGCCGCGATCTGCGACTCCAAGCCCGAGGTCTTCGCGCACAACGTCGAGACCGTCCCGCGGATCTTCAAGCGCATCCGCCCCGCGTTCCGCTACGACCGGTCCCTGGACGTCATCACGCAGGGCCGGAACCTGGGCATGGTCACCAAATCCAACCTGATCCTGGGCATGGGAGAAACCCGCGAGGAAATCTCCGAGGCCCTGCGCGACCTGCACGAGGCCGGCTGCGACCTGATCACGATCACCCAGTACCTGCGCCCGTCCGAACGCCACCTGCCGGTAGACCGCTGGGTCAAGCCGCAGGAATTCGTCGACCTCGCCACGGAGGCCGAAGAGATCGGTTTCCTCGGCGTGATGTCCGGACCGCTGGTGCGCTCCTCCTACCGTGCCGGCCGGCTCTGGGCCACCGCGATGCGCAAGAAGGGCTGGGACATCCCGGCCGAACTCGCGCACATCGAGTCCTCCGGCAGCACCCGCCAGGAAGCCAGCTCGCTCATCGCAGCACACCACTAG
- a CDS encoding DUF4191 domain-containing protein translates to MANSPDSSKPTPAASDAPKRGLFSRKPKEAKVKKPSRLKQINEVFQMTRRHDPMVVWMMLLAFLGVVAVSFLVGFLLDNWITGLIIGIPLGLLAATLILSRRAERAAFAQIENQPGASGAALGTLKRGWITEDQPVAVNPRTQDAVFRAIGRPGVVLVSEGPTHRVRPLVDAERKRLARILPNVTVHVIESGRGEGQVPISQVAKKMNKLDKELTKLEVNAVSKRISSLGNRLPIPKGIDPYKARPDRKAARGR, encoded by the coding sequence ATGGCGAATTCCCCTGATTCCAGCAAACCGACTCCGGCAGCATCCGACGCTCCGAAGCGTGGCCTCTTCTCTCGCAAGCCGAAGGAAGCCAAGGTCAAGAAGCCCAGCAGGCTGAAGCAGATCAACGAAGTCTTCCAGATGACGCGCCGCCACGACCCCATGGTGGTCTGGATGATGCTGCTCGCCTTCCTTGGAGTCGTAGCCGTCAGCTTCCTTGTGGGCTTCCTCCTCGACAACTGGATCACGGGCCTGATCATCGGCATCCCCCTTGGGCTGCTGGCCGCCACCCTCATCCTCTCGCGCCGCGCTGAACGGGCCGCTTTCGCCCAGATCGAAAACCAGCCCGGCGCTTCCGGGGCCGCCCTGGGCACGCTGAAGCGCGGATGGATCACCGAGGACCAGCCGGTCGCGGTCAACCCCCGCACCCAGGACGCCGTCTTCCGCGCCATCGGCCGTCCCGGCGTCGTGCTTGTCAGCGAAGGCCCCACCCACCGGGTCCGGCCCCTCGTCGACGCCGAACGCAAGCGGCTGGCGCGCATCCTGCCCAACGTCACTGTCCACGTGATTGAGAGCGGCCGTGGCGAGGGCCAGGTGCCCATCAGCCAGGTCGCCAAGAAAATGAACAAGCTGGACAAGGAACTGACCAAACTCGAGGTCAACGCTGTTTCGAAGCGCATTTCCTCGCTGGGAAACCGACTCCCCATCCCCAAGGGAATCGACCCCTACAAAGCCCGGCCGGACCGCAAAGCAGCCCGCGGCCGTTAG
- a CDS encoding serine/threonine-protein kinase, which produces MEDYAYDGGSDEGGPAPLAAPVSPDAPDGGPAGAAPEVPGYQVERELGRGASARVWLVREQLTRREFAVKCFAPPELPARYAPGTGADGREKRAAEEAVRRELRILSTLDHDHLVKAHDVVRLQGAADGGLGLIMDYAAGGSLARLVSCRGPLSVGQTVTVLTPLAQALGYLHGKGFMHSDVAPGNVLFTAHGKPLLADLGVTSMVGDAADSAAAGTEGFVDPAPVDALRAGLQPERDLYSAAAIGWYCLTGKAPEHGQSRPPLSLLVPGVPPALAAALESGLKEDRRERPTALEFAGAVYRSADPAPVDLSGSVHPTVLPQLLTRRNVPPSRNARRAAKLRTWRRRLGISGRPLRPKGRAPGRHAGSSRRWIGAAAAALACSGIATAWFLAGPQQAPQQAAAPLPVQAPAASDVPPEAASGPAPADARQLALSQKPEEAARGLAGLRSAALSSGHFELLDEVNQANSPAAAADAGISGRLRDAGHVLAGFDTTLTRAEAEPGASDSRAVVAITVANSAYRETDTRGNVVAVEPAGPEEQLRLVLVSSGGRWRIQEILPAA; this is translated from the coding sequence ATGGAAGATTACGCGTACGACGGCGGTTCAGACGAGGGCGGTCCGGCACCCCTGGCGGCTCCGGTATCCCCGGACGCCCCCGACGGGGGTCCCGCCGGTGCGGCCCCGGAGGTTCCGGGCTACCAGGTTGAACGGGAGCTTGGCCGCGGCGCCAGCGCGAGGGTATGGCTTGTCCGGGAACAGCTGACCCGTCGCGAGTTTGCCGTGAAGTGCTTCGCCCCGCCGGAACTCCCTGCCCGGTACGCGCCCGGCACGGGGGCTGACGGCAGAGAGAAGCGGGCCGCGGAAGAAGCCGTGCGCCGTGAGTTGCGGATTCTCTCCACACTGGATCACGACCACCTGGTGAAGGCGCACGACGTTGTCAGGCTCCAAGGCGCAGCGGATGGCGGCCTGGGGCTCATCATGGATTACGCAGCAGGGGGATCCCTGGCCCGACTGGTCAGCTGCCGCGGCCCGCTGAGCGTGGGCCAAACCGTGACGGTGCTGACGCCCCTCGCGCAGGCGCTGGGGTATCTGCACGGCAAAGGATTCATGCACTCGGATGTCGCACCGGGCAACGTACTGTTCACGGCCCATGGCAAGCCCCTGCTGGCGGACCTTGGCGTCACTAGCATGGTGGGCGACGCCGCGGATTCCGCCGCGGCCGGCACGGAAGGCTTCGTGGACCCCGCACCCGTCGATGCACTGCGGGCGGGGCTGCAGCCCGAGCGGGACCTCTATTCGGCGGCGGCGATCGGCTGGTATTGCCTGACCGGGAAGGCACCCGAACACGGCCAAAGCCGTCCGCCGCTATCACTGCTGGTTCCGGGCGTGCCGCCGGCCCTCGCGGCCGCATTGGAGTCCGGCTTGAAGGAGGACCGGCGGGAGCGGCCGACAGCCCTGGAGTTCGCCGGTGCTGTCTATCGGAGCGCAGACCCCGCCCCGGTGGACCTTTCCGGGTCCGTCCACCCCACCGTGCTTCCCCAGCTGCTGACACGCCGTAACGTTCCGCCGTCACGCAATGCCCGCCGTGCGGCGAAGCTGCGCACCTGGCGCCGGCGCCTAGGCATCTCGGGCCGTCCTCTCCGGCCAAAGGGCCGCGCACCGGGCCGTCACGCCGGGAGCAGCCGGCGGTGGATCGGCGCCGCGGCTGCAGCTCTTGCCTGTTCGGGAATCGCCACGGCATGGTTCCTGGCCGGGCCGCAACAGGCCCCGCAGCAGGCGGCGGCACCCCTGCCAGTGCAGGCACCAGCGGCCTCTGACGTTCCGCCGGAGGCCGCCTCCGGCCCGGCTCCGGCTGACGCCCGGCAGCTGGCGCTATCGCAAAAGCCCGAAGAAGCCGCACGGGGGCTGGCGGGGCTGCGGTCGGCAGCGTTGAGCTCAGGGCACTTCGAACTGCTGGACGAGGTCAACCAGGCCAACTCCCCGGCGGCCGCTGCCGATGCCGGAATCAGCGGGAGGCTAAGGGATGCCGGTCATGTCCTGGCGGGCTTTGACACGACCCTGACGCGTGCCGAGGCAGAGCCAGGCGCGTCGGATTCACGCGCGGTGGTGGCAATCACGGTGGCCAACTCGGCATACCGGGAAACGGACACCCGAGGAAATGTCGTGGCGGTGGAACCTGCCGGTCCGGAGGAGCAGCTTCGCCTGGTCCTGGTTAGTTCCGGCGGGCGGTGGAGGATCCAGGAGATCCTGCCGGCGGCGTAG
- a CDS encoding TIGR01777 family oxidoreductase, with translation MRIIMAGASGLLGSDMSAHLRSGGHDVIRLVRRAPADANELRWDPAAGQLDPAHLEGADAVINLAGAGIGDRPWTRGRIDELFRSRLDPTRTLAAAMARTEQPPKVFISQSGSNYYGDRGAAVLRENSPAGSGIMARICQEWEAAAHGAPAGVRVVNPRTGVVLSRSGGALGRLLPLLRLGLGGPLGNGRQCWPWITLPDVSSAFSFLLTSPLSGPVNLCAPETADVNALVAQLAAALHRPAFFRVPAPVLRLVMGKLADELLLGSQRMEPALLAEAGFEWMHPSLAQAAAWATGKD, from the coding sequence ATGCGAATCATCATGGCCGGCGCCTCAGGCCTCCTCGGAAGCGACATGTCCGCCCATCTGCGTTCGGGTGGCCACGACGTCATCCGGCTGGTTCGCCGGGCACCGGCTGATGCCAACGAATTGCGCTGGGATCCGGCGGCCGGACAGCTTGATCCCGCCCACCTTGAGGGCGCCGACGCCGTGATCAACCTGGCCGGAGCAGGGATCGGAGACCGTCCCTGGACCCGCGGCCGCATTGATGAGCTGTTCCGCTCACGGCTGGACCCCACACGCACCCTCGCAGCCGCAATGGCAAGAACAGAACAGCCGCCAAAGGTCTTCATCAGCCAGTCCGGCTCCAACTATTACGGCGACCGCGGCGCTGCCGTGCTCCGGGAGAACTCTCCTGCCGGCTCCGGAATCATGGCCAGGATCTGCCAGGAATGGGAAGCCGCCGCACATGGGGCCCCCGCCGGCGTCCGTGTCGTCAACCCGCGGACGGGGGTGGTCCTCAGCAGGTCTGGTGGCGCTTTAGGCCGCCTGCTGCCGTTGCTTCGGCTCGGTCTTGGCGGTCCACTGGGCAACGGCAGGCAATGCTGGCCCTGGATCACGCTGCCGGACGTGTCCTCGGCCTTCAGTTTCCTGCTGACCTCACCCTTGTCAGGTCCGGTCAACCTCTGTGCCCCCGAAACAGCGGACGTCAATGCACTGGTTGCCCAGCTGGCCGCCGCACTCCACCGGCCCGCATTCTTCCGGGTGCCCGCGCCGGTGCTGCGGCTGGTCATGGGCAAGCTGGCCGACGAACTCCTGCTGGGGAGCCAGCGCATGGAGCCCGCTCTGTTGGCCGAGGCCGGATTCGAGTGGATGCATCCATCACTTGCGCAGGCCGCGGCCTGGGCGACCGGCAAGGACTAG
- the lipB gene encoding lipoyl(octanoyl) transferase LipB — MDTMTLEFSTLGLAPDFVDYMKGWDTQRELHDKVVAAEAPSTVLLLEHAAVYTAGKLTEDHERPFDGTPVVAVDRGGKLTWHGPGQLIAYPILKLKNRSGIRDYVERLEAVMIAVMADYGINAERIKGRAGVWIKADSKGPDRKIAAIGIRVLDGVTMHGIAINCNNDLAPYAQIIACGITDAGVTTMSIEAGRTITPGDIAERVVEEFRKHEEALVSSPEGALL; from the coding sequence CTGGATACCATGACTCTTGAGTTTTCCACGCTGGGTCTTGCTCCGGATTTCGTTGATTACATGAAGGGCTGGGACACCCAGCGCGAACTCCATGACAAAGTCGTCGCAGCTGAGGCACCCAGTACAGTCCTCCTCCTCGAGCATGCCGCCGTATACACTGCCGGCAAGCTCACAGAAGACCACGAACGACCGTTCGACGGGACTCCCGTCGTAGCCGTGGACCGTGGCGGCAAGCTGACCTGGCACGGGCCCGGCCAGCTGATCGCCTATCCGATCCTCAAGCTGAAGAACCGGTCCGGCATCCGCGACTACGTTGAACGGCTCGAAGCCGTCATGATCGCCGTCATGGCCGACTACGGCATCAATGCCGAGCGGATCAAGGGACGTGCCGGCGTCTGGATCAAGGCCGACAGCAAGGGCCCGGACCGCAAGATTGCCGCGATCGGCATCCGGGTCCTGGACGGAGTCACAATGCATGGCATCGCCATCAACTGCAACAATGATCTGGCGCCCTATGCCCAGATCATTGCCTGCGGCATCACAGACGCCGGTGTCACCACGATGTCCATTGAAGCCGGCAGGACCATTACCCCCGGCGATATTGCGGAGCGGGTAGTGGAAGAATTCCGTAAGCACGAAGAAGCACTCGTTTCAAGCCCCGAAGGAGCTCTACTGTGA
- a CDS encoding GNAT family N-acetyltransferase, whose amino-acid sequence MPEDVWLIALKNLDDDARAIKLGEIAELELAADQQDFAGDPLRMMLVALEEDSRVPYVVDSGGMAVGVLTLQRGAASLAGWADDESVWLLRGFLIDRRRQGQGLGTLAASAAVREAAKLTARLGGGEAGVVLSVNERNPAGQAAYRKAGFEDRGQYLGGNAGPQRTMYRAF is encoded by the coding sequence ATGCCTGAAGACGTGTGGCTCATTGCCCTGAAGAACCTCGATGACGATGCAAGGGCAATCAAGCTCGGCGAAATCGCGGAACTTGAGCTCGCTGCCGACCAGCAGGACTTCGCCGGCGATCCGTTGCGGATGATGCTCGTGGCCCTGGAAGAGGATTCTCGCGTTCCCTATGTGGTGGACTCCGGCGGTATGGCAGTTGGTGTGCTGACGCTGCAACGCGGCGCGGCATCGCTGGCCGGCTGGGCTGACGACGAGTCAGTGTGGCTGCTGCGCGGATTCCTGATCGACCGCCGCCGCCAAGGCCAGGGACTGGGCACCCTCGCCGCCTCCGCAGCGGTCCGGGAGGCCGCTAAACTGACGGCCAGGCTGGGCGGGGGAGAGGCCGGCGTCGTCCTTTCCGTGAACGAACGAAACCCCGCCGGCCAGGCGGCTTACCGCAAAGCGGGATTCGAGGACCGCGGACAGTATCTTGGCGGCAACGCCGGACCGCAGCGGACCATGTACCGGGCCTTCTAA